GGCAAATAGGGGCAATCCGGTCAGGGCCAATCCACCAACCAGATTTCCAAGGACAACCGGAATCTCGTTCCAAATCAGATAGTCGAGAACGGAAAAGTCCCCGCCCAGCATCAGAGCGGTCGGAAACAGATACATATTGACGACTGAGTGCTCGAACGTCATCGCGAAGAAGAGCATGATCGGCATCCACATGGCGATCACCTTCCCGCTGACCGAGGTGGAAATCATTGCGCCAACGACACCAAGGGACACCATCCAATTGCACAGCGCACCGCGAATAAAGATGGTCATCATGCCGCCGATGCCATGCTCCTTGTATCCCACAGTGCGATTCTTGCCGATATTGGCGATGATCTCGCCGACATGACTGACTTCTGCCGTATATCCATAGGTAAAGATGACAGAAGTCAGGAAGGCAATGAGCAGGGCGCCCAGGAAATTACCGATAAAGGTGGTTGCGATTGTCCTCGTTACCCCGCCAAGGGTTATATCGGGGCGACGGTCGAGCCAGGCCAAAGGGGCAAGAACGAACATCCCGGTAACAAGATCGAATCCCATGAGATACAAAATGCAAAAGCCGACCGGGAACAACACGGCGCCTACGATGGGAAATCCGGTCTGGACACCAACTGTGATCGCAAAAACAGCGGAAATAGCCAGAATAGCACCGGCCATGAATGCCCTGATGAACAATATACGGGGGTTCAGTAAGATTTTTTCCTCGCCCACATCGATGATTTTCTCAACAAAGATGCGCGGTTCGTAATAAGACATAGG
The Aestuariispira ectoiniformans genome window above contains:
- a CDS encoding formate/nitrite transporter family protein, which encodes MSYYEPRIFVEKIIDVGEEKILLNPRILFIRAFMAGAILAISAVFAITVGVQTGFPIVGAVLFPVGFCILYLMGFDLVTGMFVLAPLAWLDRRPDITLGGVTRTIATTFIGNFLGALLIAFLTSVIFTYGYTAEVSHVGEIIANIGKNRTVGYKEHGIGGMMTIFIRGALCNWMVSLGVVGAMISTSVSGKVIAMWMPIMLFFAMTFEHSVVNMYLFPTALMLGGDFSVLDYLIWNEIPVVLGNLVGGLALTGLPLFAVHLRSGALSKA